One segment of Patulibacter sp. SYSU D01012 DNA contains the following:
- a CDS encoding FliM/FliN family flagellar motor switch protein has translation MSGTLAQDAVAALVAAARTGALPENDGPNGDGRRTRRVRRVDFTRPTKFGSDVERRMTRAMDAFTRAAATRLSAELRIPVELEVIDIDQLAWSGAHGGLPRDAMGATIYTGERRILLAVEQPFVLAALEFLLGGGDRQTAANRRLGDIDWALSRLLIELLLSQLTPVWEDLTGLDMRLDQLDSTAETSHLASVSEPTLAITIETRMQQRSTTMVLLVPHVSVAHVIDRMAGGERDGALEEGSREETDAAVRTVEVDVRAEVARVRVPLASVRDLRPGDVLRLNAPVEAGITVCADDMPVFRGRPGRLQARRAVQVTGNVEVGA, from the coding sequence GTGAGCGGCACGCTCGCCCAGGACGCCGTCGCCGCGCTGGTGGCGGCTGCGCGCACCGGCGCGCTGCCCGAGAACGACGGCCCGAACGGGGACGGTCGGCGCACGCGCCGCGTCCGCCGCGTGGACTTCACGCGGCCGACGAAGTTCGGCAGCGACGTCGAGCGGCGCATGACCCGTGCGATGGACGCGTTCACGCGGGCCGCGGCGACGCGCCTGTCGGCCGAGCTGCGGATCCCCGTCGAGCTCGAGGTCATCGACATCGACCAGCTCGCGTGGTCGGGGGCCCACGGCGGCCTGCCGCGCGACGCGATGGGCGCGACGATCTACACGGGCGAGCGGCGCATCCTGCTCGCGGTGGAGCAGCCGTTCGTGCTCGCCGCGCTCGAGTTCCTGCTCGGCGGCGGCGACCGTCAGACGGCCGCCAACCGCCGCCTGGGCGACATCGACTGGGCGCTCTCGCGGCTGCTCATCGAGCTGCTGCTCTCGCAGCTGACCCCGGTGTGGGAGGACCTGACGGGCCTCGACATGCGCCTGGACCAGCTCGACAGCACGGCGGAGACCTCGCACCTGGCGTCCGTGTCGGAGCCGACGCTCGCCATCACCATCGAGACGCGCATGCAGCAGCGGAGCACCACGATGGTGCTGCTGGTGCCGCACGTCTCCGTGGCGCACGTCATCGACCGGATGGCCGGCGGCGAGCGCGACGGCGCGCTGGAGGAGGGCTCCCGCGAGGAGACCGACGCCGCCGTGCGCACCGTCGAGGTCGACGTCCGCGCCGAGGTGGCCCGCGTGCGCGTGCCGCTCGCGTCGGTGCGCGACCTGCGCCCCGGCGACGTCCTGCGCCTGAACGCCCCCGTCGAGGCCGGCATCACGGTCTGCGCCGACGACATGCCCGTCTTCCGCGGCCGCCCGGGGCGCCTGCAGGCGCGCCGCGCCGTGCAGGTGACCGGCAACGTGGAGGTGGGGGCATGA
- a CDS encoding chemotaxis protein CheC: MTIPMYNDLQRDALAELANVGCGQASTALSQMIGRRVDLSVPTVQAYDLADAVDAIGPGEETVTAVIVPVVGNFAAAVLLVFSSGDVNRLCTMLGVDPTDQFMAESMIGEIGNILGTSYLNAIVALSGSEGEPAPPVTVTDMRAALVSTALADSPAAYDAAIIVDSNLEVADERCEVSFVLLAGAADIDELLQRIGLGR; this comes from the coding sequence ATGACGATCCCGATGTACAACGACCTGCAGCGCGACGCACTGGCGGAGCTCGCCAACGTCGGCTGCGGGCAGGCCAGCACCGCGCTGTCCCAGATGATCGGCCGCCGCGTGGACCTCTCGGTCCCCACGGTCCAGGCCTACGACCTCGCGGACGCGGTCGACGCGATCGGCCCCGGCGAGGAGACGGTCACCGCCGTGATCGTGCCGGTCGTCGGCAACTTCGCCGCCGCCGTGCTGCTCGTCTTCTCGTCGGGCGACGTCAACCGCCTGTGCACGATGCTCGGCGTCGACCCGACCGACCAGTTCATGGCCGAGTCCATGATCGGCGAGATCGGCAACATCCTCGGCACCTCGTACCTGAACGCCATCGTGGCGCTCTCGGGGTCCGAGGGCGAGCCCGCGCCGCCCGTGACGGTCACCGACATGCGCGCCGCGCTCGTGTCGACGGCCCTCGCCGACAGCCCCGCCGCGTACGACGCCGCGATCATCGTCGACTCCAACCTGGAGGTCGCCGACGAGCGCTGCGAGGTCTCGTTCGTGCTGCTGGCCGGCGCCGCGGACATCGACGAGCTGCTGCAGCGCATCGGTCTGGGTCGCTGA